Sequence from the Chanodichthys erythropterus isolate Z2021 chromosome 12, ASM2448905v1, whole genome shotgun sequence genome:
ctggaagaggatatCCATCTATATTGTCTTAATGCAcagtgaggaggagagtttgagtggccaaagactctccaaggatcacagctggagaattgcagagattagttgagtcttgagtctcagaaagcctaaaaaaatatcaaacagcacctacagccccacaagttgtttgggagggtttcaaAAAAAATCCCCATCgctcatccaaaaacaaactctggaaaaaaacaacaacaaaaaaacaaacaaacaaacaactggaacttcaaacgggaccggcatctatggtcagatgaaaaaaaaaaggagctttttggcagcaaacccaccagatgggtttggtgcacacagggataaaaagtaccccatacccactgttaaatatactgctggatctttaatgttgtgggcctattttttgctagaggtcctggacatcttttTCAGATACtgtacatggtatcatggattagcaaataccaacagataaaaaaaaaaaaaaaatcaaaacctgactgcctctgctagaaatcttataatgggccatggttggatcttctatcaggacaatgatccaaaacacaaaaatgtgtcactaaacacaaaatgaatcttctgccatggccatcttaattccctgacctgaaccctaaagaaaatgagtgaagtgaacagaagagaagcaccaacatggagctggaatctgaaggatctggagagattctgtatgaaggaatggtctctgatctcttgccaggtgttctccaaactcatcaggcattacaGAGGAAGACTctgagctgttatcttgggaaaaggaggttgcaaaattattctccaatgaaaggctggatttttgtagattttttaaataaaaaaatcaaaagtattaacgatgcagatttattttcacagccttctttggtcatatttaccaagggtatgaataattttgagtacaattatatatatattatatatatataatatatattatatattatataatatataatatatataatagagagagagaatatatatatatatatatatatatacacacacacacacacacacacatatgacgAACCATCAACTAGAGGAAAGCTCATGCAGTGGTGACCCCATGGCCACTCACCTCGCAGGAAGAGaaggtatgtgtgtgtgaacgcCCCGGGAGACGGGGCTCTTTCAGTAACCCTGCCAACACAGTGCGAGGACTACCTGCGATTGAATCATCCGTCACAGATAAGCTCTGTAACAAGTAGGACATGGGGACAtatacacataaacacacacaaacagacacaaaTGATTTTCTCACAAACAGTTTTTACAGATATAGTATTTATAGGAGGAAGTTTGGGATGAATTAGCATACTCCTCAGTTTTAAATAAGATCAAGCTAATGTCTTAATGCTTAATTAATATTAAGTGTTAAATTTGTAATAGCAATGCAAATATATCTAACCAATTCCTAAATGTTCAGACTAAAACAAGAACAAGACTGAGAGCTTCTCTGCAATTGGGTCAATGAAAAACAAGACTGTGcaagataaaaaaaagtgataaaaaaaattataaatatagttTATGTGCAGTTCATGAAATGTTTCTAAATTTAATGATATGaatgaagaaaagaaaaagaaaaaagtgaaaaatattttctttataccCTGAACACGTGTACACAGgttaattttcaaaaaatatcttttaaaataaaggtaaaaaagtgatttgtaaatatattttctgatatcatatatcaacataattatatttaattatttatttaatacatttaatattttagttaattaaaatgaataatttctaCTGTATGACCCCCTCCCAAAAATActgaaattaattataattcaaaaagaaagaaagaaagaaagaaagaaagaaagaaagaaagaaagaaagaaagaaagaaagaaagaaagaaagaaagaaagaaagaaagaaagaaagaaagaaaatgaaatagaaaaagaaaaagaaaaaggtggtaacatttattttacacatcTGTCCGTTGCACACCCTAAATGTACTTACTGtggtaataaaattaaattatgcataattacaaataaCTAATCTTAAACCAAACCTTAACCTAATTAAACAGTAAGTATATGTTGTTGATTAATATTACTCCATACTTATTTGTATAATTACACTAACAAgggcactttaaaataaagtgtaattgaaaagaaaatgtaaaagaaaaaaaaaaatattgactcAATTTCTACATTTTcttaaacacatttatttacTGTATTCGTAGCTTTGTTACTTTCTTGTTGGAATTCTTGTTTGAactaaatgtgaaaaaaatgggGTGGTGACGCGCCGTGATATTACCTTCAATGCCTTGGAAGCAGTACCAGTGGAGAACAGTTCCAGAAACCAAAACCAGTAGAAACACAAAACTATGTTGCATTACTTGTGAGAGCTGGTAATGGAGCGCTATCGTACACTACAACTACTAGCATGCATCCTTCTCAAGTGATAGTGAAAATAATGGATGGCTAAACCTGAATTAAATACAGCTATTAGAAAACCATCAAGAACTATCACTCCCTACTAGGGTAGGGTACATTCTCAGACACAATCTACATCACTAAACTAACATAGTCCATGCCAATGCTCCATTGTGAAACTTGGCTTTATCAGAGTGGGCCAAATGGTATATAATGAAAGAATGCATTTACTACAATAGAGCATtcaacaaaaccaaaaatgAGTCCACTAGTGTTAGTAGCAACTGCTATCAACTAAGTGTACTACTGTCCTCACACAACAGACACATTAGCTGAAGAACTCAATGCATACTGTACCAAATCTAAGGAATGAGAGAGAAGAGATGGCCAGGAGAGGTTGGTCTGTTTTAAAGAAGAGatcgccaaaaacaaacaaaattgcaTAAAGTGGACACAAAGGTGTTGAAGTGACCTAATAGTGTAGAATCTTAAATagagtttctttgtttttaagaAAATCCTAAAACTTTGTTTATTGCCAGCCTAAAATTAGATCTTGAATCCCAGATTTTCAATAACCTGTAACAGTAAATGGGCTGTAAATGTCTTCTCAAAACCACAACAGTACAGTACAGCCTTTAGAATATGTCTAATTACACAACTTCACTTCCTGTTCGGATCAAAGGCTGAATGTGATGGGATTGCTTAAATATTAACCTTAAATGACATCCAAGAATGCAACCAGCCTAGCAAACTGAATTCCTTTAAATTGGGTAAAACCTAATGAACCACCTAAAAATGCATGCATTCAATTACTGAAGTCACAACTTATTAACTAATCTCTTCTTCTTACTCAAGATACTTATGGAAACCACATCTTGGaggtctaaaaaaaaaaaataaaatatttctcatCGTATGGTCCCTACTCACCGTGTTTGTACGATCCTCCATGTATCCTTCTGAAGGAGTACGAGGCAGGCTGCAGCTGGATGCAGAACGCTCTTTCTCTCGCTCTTTctctttccctttctctctGTCCCCAAACCAGGAAAATGGCATACAGGAAGGGATGGAAGAGATGGAGCCAGAGGGGGACACATTGCCGCTGGACTCATCTAGTAAGTCTCCTGATCCCCTGAGTTTAGACAACAAAGAAGCCATTCTAATGAACCTAATTAATGGAGATGAACCGATCTATATCAGAGGAGACCTATagactttaaaatgattttaaactcaTCAACTTCAGATCATTTAGTAGGTTAATATTAGGACATTTAATATTCAAACCTGCTCCCTACAGATCCTCGGAGTGTGATGCTATCCCGTTTTTTGCCTTTGCCTCCAGACCTGCGGATACCACTACAGACCAATACAAAAGAAAGTGTACAAGTCAGAACTTTTTTGTCTTATAGGCTATGTACTTGATTGGGAAAGATAGAAATCTCTGAAACGGTCtgtcaaaattacattttattaatatattctaAATTAAATCATGCTTAAtaataaaagcatgcacatgATGCTTCTGTCTAAAAAAGAAATTTTAATGGAAGTTcatccagaaatgaaaattctatcatacagtacatactattgtgtcattccaaacttcaatggctttttttctttattttgtgaaacacaaaataacattttatatatttacatatataaaatattttgaaaaatattttgtctgCTTTTTGTTCATATTCTGAAAGTCAATGAGGTCCAAAAAGGACAAAGTTAGCGAGAAATTAATCTAttcaatttaatatattcaAAGTCTCCTGAAGAGACATAATCACTTTGTATAATGTACAGATCAAAAAGCCTTCACTCACTCTCAAATCACATCAAAATCATCAAATATGGTAACATAAAGCTCAAATGTCAATGTCAACGTCATACCTCGTTGGTTCTTGCACCTCTTGTTACCAAATATCATGATGTTTGTGGTTCTTAGAATATACCAGTCGAGTCGTATGGATTAAAATCTCACTACCTTTTTGGAAGCCTGAAAGTTTTGGGTCCCACTGACTTTCATAAAAATGGGGAGGGAAAAACAGCTGAACCATTCTTCAAAATCTTTTCTGTTCTGTAGGAGAAGGAAAGCTACGAGTTTAAAACAatatgagggtgaataaatggtGAAAGGTGGGACTTTTTTTCATAGAGTTTTATGATTTCTCCTGTTCATTTTCCTACAAGTAGTCCATCTCCTCTCTGTTGTAATATCGCCGATATTGGCACACAAGAGCAAGTTGCTGGCCAGGTCATACCTGAAATCTGGGAATCGTCTTTTGGATTTTCGTGTTGGTGAACCATCACTCTCTTCATCTGAAAAATGAAAGAACAATCAAAATCAAAAGCCTGAGCAGGTAAACCTGTGGAGGTAggagatctaaaaaaaaaaaaaaatggggtaattttttttttgcttttgtacCTCTGCTTGCTCTGCTCTTGCTGCGCTCCTTGCCTTTGCTCCTCCTGTTTCTCAGGTTGAGGAACACACTAGAGGAGGACTGTGAGGAGGATGGGGACTGGGGGGTGGAGGAGTCTTTAGGTGGAGACAGGCTAGCTTGTGTGCTACTGCCTCCTTGGGGTGTCTGGCTCTGAATAAATACATCACTTTCACCTTCACTTCTCGGTTCACGTGTTTGGTCGTAACCAAAATGTATAGATGGAACGGGTATGGCTAGGCTCTCGAGGTAAGATCGCCTTCTTTCACTGTTTGTTCTTTCCTGTTTGTGGTCTTGTATGCACACAGATTCCTATTAACAAGGaataaaattaacatttgatttaatttgatttgaagAAATCATAGTTTACTGTCATAATACATAGGATAAATGTCTGTGTATACTGTACATTTGTAAATAACAGTAGTTAtgaaaaaatgaatataaaaacgATTAAATTTTTACTTAGTTAATACATTTTCTCAACACAGTAATGAAAtccaatatatttattttatgatttttcttttgtcatAAAGATGCCTTTTGGCCTCCCCAACTTTTTTTTGGACCtctacatgttttaatagaaaatgtgtacatttttaTGGAAACATACAAAAAATTGTGTTGGCCCTGTTACAATCAATCCTGCTGTAAAGAAATAATTCCATAAAACTTCAGCATCTTATTCATTATGTTTGTCAGTAAGGAAGGATCTTAAAATGTTAAACCTGTTACCATAATTTTATGTAGTACATTATAGATGATTGAAAagtgtatataataatataaaagtgTCTACTTCTTAAGAAACACCTggaaaatattgtttaaaaaacaaacaaacaaacaaaacaggaCAGACCAGACCAGACCACACCACACTGTTATTTTCCCAAAACAACAAGTCTGATTCATCAGCATTTTAAGAAAATGTgagacattttcttttaaagaaagaaagaggcaGAGATCCTACAGGAGAAGCTAGTTTGTAATCCTTACAATTATGTGACCTGCAATGAAACTCTGTGGAggtatttaaatgtttgtggTTCATCATACCTGTGATTGGCTAGGTGCCTGTGAGCCTCTCGCTGACTCTCTGAGTTTGTTACGGGATGGTCGCTTGCGTTGGGATCCCTGTGCCAGCTTAGCTTTGGCTCTGTAGACACTGCAGTCCAGACGAGCAGTCTGAGGAACATCTCCCCAGTCTGCATctgaagacagacagacaccaACATCTCAAAAACAGAAAAGACTACTCTTTCAGGATAGTCTGTTTACATCTTTTctgaacaaaataataataaataaaggtaTTACAAACCAAATAACCTACAGTAACTAGAGAAAGATATAACTGCTAGTCCTTTATTTTTGACCAGCTATCACAGTATAAATGATTTGAGAGCTCTTTTGTACCAGAGTGAAGGTCATCTGTAGACAGTCCGTTTCTTTCAGATGAACCAGAGGTCGGACTGCTAGGTTGACTCTCCCCTGCAGGGCTGCAAGACTCTTCGGGCTGGTCTGATCCAGTGCGGCCCTCCAGACAAGCTATCTGAGAAATGCAGAGAAGTATTACCTACATACCTGTAGCTTAATCATTATGTCTGATACCAAACGTAACCACTAGTGgctaaggcctgttcacaccaagatgAATGTTCGGTGCGAAAATTTGGCgtgataaacattttaatttgactGAATGACTGTCAATGTTAATGAGGTGTTCTAGTAATTGCAAATAAAGCTGACTAACCAATAAGATTCACACTTTTGATCATATGACCAGAGCTGCTGctttatttttgcaaaatgtCAGTGAATAGAAGAGGAAGAATCCTGAACATCTCTCTTGTCTCTATACTCttttatttggtgttgttttatAAACATCATAGCGAATACAAAAATCTGAACTGCtgtttgaaaacaaaatattattttaattctttTCCTCTCTGTGAAAAGCAGGTGTCAGAAATGGAAAGTTGCAGGAACCGCAGTATTTCTATTTTTCTAAAAGAGCCACTTACAATCAGAGAGTGAAtctgcattttcattcagctcATCTGCCAGATTTTATGCACTGGTCTGAACTGACAAATCAGATGTGACAATTAGTCTGGTGGAAGTTCCAGAAAAGTTAATCACTCACTGCACCTTATGTAAGTATAGCACATTCAGTCATATACCCAGTGAACACTCACAAAAGAATGATATTAATGTTTGTGACATTGTCACATTGTTCAAAACAAGAGAAATTAACTTGAACAAGATGTAGTTTTACCTTGTGCTGTAATTGCTTCACACTGCTCTTGTATTCTCTCTCCCTTTGCTCCAGTTTTCTCTTCAGCTCTGCCTCTTTCTTTGCACATTCAGCCTCTCTACAAGTCAAGAACAGCCTCACCGTTAACAAAACACGGCAAAATGAATTTCTGCTTAAGACGCTTGTGTCATCTATTGCTCTTTGAAGCATAAGAATTTCCAATAATTCAGCTTGATTCAGACCTTCACTGATGAGAACATTTCCAAGAATGCCTCACCAACACTTCCCAGAATGACTCTGCTATGACAACACATTACATGCTCAAACACACCTCTGTTGGTGCTCCTGTAGAAGCGTGATGGTCTTATTGTATTTGAGTTGCAGGGAATCATGTTGACTCTGTGCTTCATTCAAACGCTGGTTGATGGTTTTGCAGAGGCCCTGAGCATCAAGCCAGTATTTTTCCAACTTTTCAATGCGCTCTCTGCTCTCTTCCACACTCCTTTCAAGAGCTGCACCTCGAGTCTCCCAAGACTTACGTTCTGCTTCACTCTCTTGCAGCTATGAAATAACATACACATAAAGAGTTAAACAGCTTTGCAGGTCCAGaagttaataaataaaaaaggcattTTTGTCCTACCTTCTCTCTCAACTGATTGAGTTCTGTGACTGTGACACTGTGTTTTATCTGCAGCTATAAAAAGAGAATTCACGACAGACTGAGGACTGAGCACTTGACACTGATGAATATGGTTTATGTAAATAgatgtaaattaacattataccTCTTTGAATTTTTGTTCTAGCTCAGTAGGATCGATATCTTCAGGTAGATCAATGCCTTGGCTCCTCAGTTGTGAAAACACTTCCTGTGCCAAGTCATTGGATGCATCCTCTGTCCCCTGCTCCTTTTCGGTCTCTTTTTGTTTATCCTGTATCAGTCATAATATGGGCCCAACAATGACTTAGTGActcatttattcattacaacAAGCTTATCTTTATATGTTCACAGACCTGTTGCACAATACTCTTTTCAGCAAGTGGCTCAATTTCCTGTTGATCCTGATACTGCTCATGGGTTTGAGAGTTCTGGTTTTCATCCCGTAGTTGATGGTTCTCGGGTTTGTAATGGTCTTCATCTTTCGGCTCATTGTTTTCAGGGCTTGCCTCATGTTGTAGAGTTTCGCTAATCAGACGGGCCACTTCACTCTCCACTCCTGGTTTCTCCCGGCCAATGAGAAACCTGCATTGGAGGATGTAAAATTCCTTCACAAGGTTCTGGGACTGCGACCTTTGCTGGTATTATACTGACTATGCGATTAGATTTTGGCCTGGTGAATCATTACTAGACACTTCCTACTTAATAGGTAATGCATGTTTATTGTTCGTAACATACAGTAAAGGTAATACAGGGACAATCCCTTGAGAGCAACCTGGAGTGAGTTGCACAATAGTGTGAGCTCACAGCTCATTCCTGGTGCGGCATGAAACCTACAATGTCCTGAACTTTAGATACAATTTAGCTTTAGTTTGGTGTGTCAATACTTACTTGACCAGACCTTTGGTGTTCTTCAAAGTGGTGGCAGCAAAGATTTGAGTGACACCAACCAGACTGATTCCATCTACCTCCACAATCTGATCGTTGACTTGAATTCTGTTAAGACAAAACACCAAAGCTCATTTGGATAGAGAATCAACAAAATTGATCAGTCACACTGTTCACTACCAAACAGAGAAGATTTAATTCGGAATTTCATAAGTGAAATTCATGACAAGTTCTTACCGTCCATCCCGGTGAGCTGCACCTCCCTCTGtgatggttttcacaaaaatgccCAGCTTCTCTAGTCCTTGATCTGCCCCAACCCCCATGCCAATGATACTGATTCCCAGGCCATCATTACCTACACAAACAAAAAGTCAGCTCAAATACAGTACTTATGCAGATTTTGACAGTAAATTCAGGAATAACATTTTGGGATAGAAGTGTAAAAGAAACCTTTTTGAATGTCTATAGGTAAAACATCCATCTTTTCAACCCTCTTTTCCAGCTCGTATTCAGCAGATGCAGACACGGGGTCCACATCATCATTCCTGCGATCATAATCTTCATTAGAGAAGGtaaaatacacctgcagaaaaggaaaaactattaaaaattacCACACCTGTGTGCACCCACATCAGAttgcataaatgaatcagtgattTACTGATTTCACAATTAATGTTGACGTAAAACTATATTCTGATAAGAAAAAGTCCACCCAgataatttttgtaaaaatgacaCAATTCAGAAATCTACCCGTTTATGACTGCCTGCATTTATATGTTAATGCTGCCTTTATATGCTATTGGAAATTTCCTACTTGGCACTTCTGAAGTTGTGATTACGAGCTTCTCGCGTTTAACAGGAATCATAGAGGGCACCAGGTATATTCTTGTCTAATTATTGAGGAAATCTTATTAAAGGCCAAAATGATATTAAGGGTCCCATTCGTTGACAACCATATAAGCATTCACCACACTATCTAGATATTCAGCTTGCTGACGATTCGGGAATTTCAGTAATATACAGGCTATTTTTGCtgtgtataaaacatacaatatgcTTCAAATAGTTATGTAAATATGCAGTACTTTAATGACAAGGCAAAACGATGTAGCTTTTgtggaaaaaaacaataaagaaTACCAGTCACAACAGAAATCGTTCTCCCCTTTGCCATGTTTAAAGCTTATGGCGTGCCTAACTCACACATTCAAAATTATCTCTGAGTTTCCCAGTAGTATTTACagttgacatttgacttgacatttgatattcaacagtgaatatctgcctgcattgacactattctttaagagctgctgtgcagccaaaataatgtaccagttatcaatgtaaatctgctttgacacaatctataTTGTAAAGCGCAatataaaggtgacttgacttgacttgagagGGAATTCATGTCTAATTTCCAACTAGGAAACTCATAATTACGATAATTCTGATAGTACTgtatgtgaaggcagcataatacCTACTCAGTATTTAGCAGCTTGGCCCATACTGAAGAATACAGACTGAGGCATTCAAGCTTCAAAACAGACATGCAAACACCATAAAAGTTGTCCATATGACTCCCGCACTATGTGCTGAGTCTTCAAAAGAGATACAAGTACTACTACTCTGTGtgatgaacagactgaaattcATGTCATTACTCACTGATTATCTTTCTCTTCAGTGAGCTGTTAATGGCTACGTCTGGATTAACTAAGAACTGGGTCTATCTGATCtgtgaacaaatcattcagaGCAGTTTCATGAACTTGACCAAACATTTCTTTGAAAGATCTGACTCAAGAGTTATTAGTTCACAAATCAGACATCGCTATTTCTCTCAAGAACTCTTGTGATCACAGCAAGAAGAGTTAGTGAGGATATCAAGATTTTcagttaataattaattaaattttgtGCTGTTCCACACCTAAAGTGACAACACTTGGAATACAGCGCAACAATCACATAGATGACTTTTATGATATTTTCATGGGGTTTCTGCATTCCTTTTGAAGCTATAAAGCATGTgtgatatggaaaaaaataagatcacaatttttttttttttaaccaatattgcgattttgaaacatttccttgtctcttttttttttttggaagccGGCTTTattgatatttgatattttattgaaatttgATATTTGCGGGTACCACATCTTTGCATAACTGACAGCATTGATTGTGCTGTTTACAAATGCCTGTATTAACAATTTTTGTTCACCTGGTTCAAAATGTCATTGTTTCTTATGTAAATGCACTAGATGGACATCTTAAACCATTGCACTCACATCTTGTGTCTTTTGCAGCATGCGGCACTCAAGTtaaaagaaattcaaaaacGCATCTCTAGACCTGCATcttgtatttttaatcacaaAAATGCATTCTGTGCAAATGGCCTTTACTCCGTTTTTCTGCAACAATAGCTTGACAGGTCTTGCATATTACTTTATACTTAATCTCTCCTGTATCCAAAATCTTCCCAAACCACGGATGTTGATATTTTTTTGGCCATGTCCAGTGTTGCCAagttgggctacttttacactgttgccacaGGTTGTTTTTGTAGTCTGTGGGTTGAAGTGTTGTGCTTTCTGTGGTTTAGAATTCATGTATGCTCATATTATGAATTTATTACGATTTCGATTAATCGCACAGCCCTACTTGAAAGCTCCCCTTTCTTTGTCacaatgggggaaaaaaatggagTGACCACAActgacaaaataacaaaaaacctTCAAAGTGACAAAAAACTTCATGCTACAAATCAAAAAGGTCTaccaaaaaaatgtcattttgcagtattaaaatGGCATGATAGTGAAACTACAGTGAAATTTCACATGGAAAGGAAGTCTATTGTCAATAGTGTACAGATACATGAAGCACTGCTTACTAAGCAGCTTTATACAAGTCAACATGGAGAATTTGCATGTTAAAAGTTCAACAAACTTGAATTCTATATGAAATCTGCATCAGGGAATTGTTTCACTTTGCGCAAAATTTCCTGCACAGATTCCTTACAAAGCAGGTCAGTCAATGGTGTACTGCATACAGCAGCTCCAAACACTACCTCCAAATCAATTAGACACAGCAAAGTAACAGTATTCCCTCTCCATTTTTCTTTTCACTTTTGTTTCCACCACCCATCCTTCCCTCCATCTTTCTTTCTCTACCACAATCCCATTTTCCcctttctttcatttattttctctgCTTTCTTTTGTCTAGCGTCTCTAGTTGTCATGGAGTAAGCGTGCACCTCTGAACAATGTCCTTTTCTTCCCAAACATGCTCAAGGACAGTGTCTCTTTCtatctccctccctccctctctcactCCTTTAAGCTGTGGCTTTTTAGCAAGAACACAGGACTATTTCTTCCTGGGACTGAGAGAGACTGTCAGTGAACTATGACTTACAATAAGGATGAAACAACAGATGTCACAGCATTCAGGTCGTTTCAGAGCGTCAAACCTGAAAGCCAGAGTTGGAACGACATAAAGGCGGCATGACCAATAAATATTATCAGAACTCTTACAGAATAAAACTGTTCTTATAAGGAAATGGATCCATTGGCAGTGTTAAAAATGGTTAATAAGTTtgtgtggaaaaaaacaaaaacaagtcaGCAACATATAATAGAGTTTTGGTGACTATTTtaacttccattgtatggacaacaaaacacacacacacacacacacacacacacacacacatacacatacacacttcTCAAAATTcctcttttatgttccacagaaaaaagaaaaacatacagCTTTGAAAtgacaagggtgagtaaatgattagagaattttcttttttgggtctaaataaataaataaataaataaataaataaataaaatctgcatTTTGGGGTTAAAGATGTATTTTGAAAAGAACACATTTTGCCTAGAACAGCTGGGATCAAACCATGAGTTTATGAGCTAATATTCAAAGCCCATTGTCTCATCAAATTCCAAAAGATATTCAACACAAACATCTGTTGAAAGGAAATCCTCATTCACAACCTATATGAGACAGGCAACCCACTTCCTGCTGATCCTATATATGGGAAACTGGATGAGTAAACACAAGAGGTCCACAAATAAAGAAACAGGCTCATCCTGAGgatggagggaaaaaaaatgttggaacATTATAATATGTACAGAAAAGGATACCTGTGCTTCCTGATTTAGAGAGAAAATGAATTATAGAGCAAGACAAATGTTTAGCTACCACCTGCTCATCCCACTTCTATAAATACACTGAAAGTGA
This genomic interval carries:
- the ppp1r9alb gene encoding neurabin-1 isoform X3, producing the protein MIKSENKSERALRSASPHRNAYKSDFHSIKCSFDGSASISSTSPFSNGGSETRGRPSGNKVSKIKNIFLQMDGKQNQDSPNVTKPTSPKFPLESTPYRSNLSSVSSLDSASIEARKTEDVSIDKAALAEKFSMTRKLFESGLKEQSPTERSASVKVIWPQPFEKQDRIVSVTGERKDKPKELEGQAREREDGEKGRHENETPPHKLNVSMNAGPISRRLESFMLDSDSESLSAAPSTESHSPISHSLSPSAVSDHSEPPSSPDSCSSPTSYSLWTDSPAEMCLPKLNGSDSHSTPLNGVCTEKILHNTSSTAKEHINKSSEDTISSDPTLMYTSEKIHHLSTRSTTSHESVAEDPALQQQEVEGNNSEKVPGLSTVRAELVVVKTESSESEGNEEEHVEDDVFEEAGKDIQSPNQNSGRVLTDNEELQLTFLRKESKQSFREHEEGWRACEESVQTGRKEDHRGEGKFLEDNIMEKEDEEEEEEEKDNREVQLKTHRTEEETVLETVMKESEQKATDVEDKEQQDEQRKGEDEEENEGVEEAAEAIEEDDDEREMEYDVLAVKERQLQDDQCLMGKRSLICGIENAAFVDDKDNRTDLECQVKVESQEFEELPGLSDEEDLSLKRKIKFSTAPIKVYFTFSNEDYDRRNDDVDPVSASAEYELEKRVEKMDVLPIDIQKGNDGLGISIIGMGVGADQGLEKLGIFVKTITEGGAAHRDGRIQVNDQIVEVDGISLVGVTQIFAATTLKNTKGLVKFLIGREKPGVESEVARLISETLQHEASPENNEPKDEDHYKPENHQLRDENQNSQTHEQYQDQQEIEPLAEKSIVQQDKQKETEKEQGTEDASNDLAQEVFSQLRSQGIDLPEDIDPTELEQKFKELQIKHSVTVTELNQLREKLQESEAERKSWETRGAALERSVEESRERIEKLEKYWLDAQGLCKTINQRLNEAQSQHDSLQLKYNKTITLLQEHQQREAECAKKEAELKRKLEQREREYKSSVKQLQHKIACLEGRTGSDQPEESCSPAGESQPSSPTSGSSERNGLSTDDLHSDADWGDVPQTARLDCSVYRAKAKLAQGSQRKRPSRNKLRESARGSQAPSQSQESVCIQDHKQERTNSERRRSYLESLAIPVPSIHFGYDQTREPRSEGESDVFIQSQTPQGGSSTQASLSPPKDSSTPQSPSSSQSSSSVFLNLRNRRSKGKERSKSRASRDEESDGSPTRKSKRRFPDFSGIRRSGGKGKKRDSITLRGSVGSRGSGDLLDESSGNVSPSGSISSIPSCMPFSWFGDREKGKEKEREKERSASSCSLPRTPSEGYMEDRTNTSLSVTDDSIAGSPRTVLAGLLKEPRLPGRSHTHTFSSCEVSGHGVTTA